In the Geobacter sp. FeAm09 genome, one interval contains:
- a CDS encoding branched-chain amino acid ABC transporter permease: protein MLATAIQQLLNAAQLGAVYALIALGYTMVYGTIRLINFAHGDIFMLGGFIGFLLVAIIPGLPVAAMIPLAMLLTAMIGVLIERVAYRKLRNAQRMSLVITALGVGIFLENLVRILVGPQARQIPAQLPNKVLRLANGVVITEDKLLVILISLSLMVILWIFVNKTLLGTAMRAVADNRDAVQLMGVNLNLIIATTFAVGSALAAAGGIFFGQAYSIDPYMGIDLGWKAFIAAVIGGIGSIEGAVIGSFLLAGVEVLTVAYLSSNLKNGIAFGLLIILLLIRPNGIMGRAALKKV, encoded by the coding sequence GTGCTCGCTACCGCAATTCAGCAACTGCTCAATGCCGCGCAACTGGGGGCGGTCTATGCCTTGATCGCCCTCGGCTACACCATGGTTTACGGGACCATCCGGCTGATCAACTTCGCCCACGGCGACATCTTCATGCTCGGCGGATTCATCGGCTTTCTCCTGGTGGCCATCATCCCGGGGCTCCCGGTGGCGGCCATGATCCCCTTGGCCATGCTCCTGACCGCCATGATCGGGGTCCTGATCGAACGGGTCGCCTACCGCAAGCTGCGCAACGCCCAGCGGATGTCGCTCGTCATCACGGCCCTTGGGGTGGGGATCTTCCTTGAGAACCTGGTGCGGATACTGGTGGGGCCCCAGGCACGCCAAATCCCGGCGCAGCTCCCCAACAAGGTGTTGAGGCTCGCCAACGGCGTGGTGATCACCGAAGACAAGCTTCTGGTCATTCTGATCTCCCTCTCCCTCATGGTAATCCTCTGGATCTTCGTCAACAAGACCCTGCTCGGCACGGCCATGCGGGCCGTGGCCGACAACAGGGATGCGGTCCAGCTCATGGGGGTCAACCTCAATCTCATCATCGCCACCACCTTTGCCGTCGGCTCGGCCCTGGCCGCAGCCGGCGGCATTTTCTTCGGGCAGGCCTACTCCATCGACCCGTACATGGGGATCGACCTGGGGTGGAAGGCGTTCATCGCCGCGGTCATCGGCGGGATTGGCTCCATCGAGGGAGCGGTCATCGGCTCCTTTCTGCTTGCGGGCGTCGAGGTACTCACCGTCGCCTACCTTTCCTCCAACTTGAAAAACGGCATCGCCTTTGGCCTGCTGATCATCCTCCTTCTGATTCGGCCCAACGGGATCATGGGTAGGGCCGCGCTGAAAAAGGTATAA
- a CDS encoding radical SAM protein, with protein MARVVELGIGVDEEPPTSGRNEYRLSATEVHKGIGGKNWYYGTVSPACIDCRTGACSKTVFHTLACNRDCFFCANRNQAEYGHFTKSVNDAEKELEQADSGSGYTSLALTGGEPLLFPEKALSFFQFAAERYPGAHKRLYTNGDLLTDERAAQLAEAGLNEIRISVKIDAGGEAAMASTLEKLSLAKRHIPSVLVEMPVIPGTVETMKRLFLSLEDRGIDGINILEFLYPWTNGADYAAQGHKLKKKPYRVLYSYNYAGGLPIAGSEDACFELLEFAAAKRLKLNVHYCSLENKLTAQIYHQNATARLMPHEVLSDKDFFIKIARAYNTNAKKVKKYLDKVAPGSYQLAGDYLEFHPRHISGLTGIDEIALTCNVVERTNNGSQMREIKIDLVTPATFDYASDI; from the coding sequence ATGGCACGCGTCGTTGAGTTGGGAATAGGCGTGGACGAGGAGCCTCCCACGAGCGGCCGCAACGAATACCGGCTCTCCGCCACGGAGGTGCACAAAGGGATCGGGGGAAAAAATTGGTACTACGGCACCGTGTCCCCTGCCTGCATCGATTGCCGGACGGGCGCGTGCTCTAAGACGGTCTTTCACACCCTAGCCTGCAACCGGGACTGTTTTTTCTGTGCGAACAGGAACCAGGCGGAGTACGGCCACTTCACCAAGAGTGTCAACGATGCCGAAAAAGAGCTGGAGCAAGCTGATTCCGGTTCGGGCTACACGTCACTGGCCCTTACCGGCGGTGAGCCCCTGCTGTTCCCGGAAAAGGCGCTCTCCTTTTTCCAATTTGCCGCCGAAAGATATCCGGGCGCCCATAAACGCCTCTACACCAACGGCGACCTCCTCACCGACGAACGTGCCGCGCAACTTGCAGAGGCGGGGTTGAACGAAATCCGCATCAGCGTCAAGATCGACGCTGGCGGGGAAGCAGCCATGGCCTCAACCCTGGAAAAACTCTCCCTGGCAAAACGCCACATACCTTCTGTGCTGGTGGAGATGCCCGTCATCCCCGGTACGGTGGAGACCATGAAAAGGCTTTTTCTCAGCCTGGAGGACCGCGGCATAGACGGCATCAACATCCTGGAGTTCCTCTACCCCTGGACCAACGGGGCCGATTACGCGGCACAAGGCCACAAGCTGAAGAAAAAACCGTACCGCGTTCTGTATTCCTACAATTACGCGGGCGGCCTCCCCATTGCGGGAAGCGAAGATGCCTGCTTCGAACTCCTCGAATTTGCCGCCGCAAAGAGGCTGAAGCTGAATGTGCATTACTGCTCATTGGAAAATAAGCTCACCGCACAGATATACCATCAGAATGCGACCGCCAGGCTCATGCCGCACGAAGTGCTGTCGGACAAGGATTTCTTTATAAAAATAGCCCGGGCCTACAACACAAATGCCAAAAAAGTAAAAAAGTATCTCGACAAGGTGGCTCCCGGTTCCTATCAGCTCGCCGGCGATTACCTGGAATTTCACCCGCGGCACATTTCCGGGCTTACGGGAATCGACGAGATTGCCCTTACCTGCAATGTCGTGGAACGGACAAACAACGGTTCCCAAATGAGGGAGATAAAGATAGATCTGGTCACCCCGGCTACCTTTGACTATGCCAGCGACATTTAG
- a CDS encoding sigma 54-interacting transcriptional regulator, whose amino-acid sequence MGLVKKDDFFREVTIRIFSSLDTKTALACVFEYMSRYFPLDALTYAIPDANQKALRRIGRVGNEHSDMIDDFIPVSKQLMDMMQAFIRQNRKTFIASLAVPEEHMLLADPLFKLRNNSDISLPLFNGEKPLGWLHLRVAGKNKYNSSHVELLETVRQPFSIALYNALSHEIVLNNRDKLMDNNQFLSNELFQSSLDKIVGTSSGLKNVLEMVQQVAPLKNPVLILGETGTGKEMIANAIHFSSKVKNGPFIKINCGAIPENLIDSELFGHEKGAFTGAITEKKGRFERASGGTIFLDEIGELPPQAQVRLLRVLQYHEIERVGGTHPIKVDIRVIAATHRNLEQMVSENQFREDLWFRLNVFPIIIPPLRHRKEDIPDLARYFVEKKSASLNIKQPPPIAPGAIKRLLDYDWQGNIRELENLVERELIKYRGGALMFDSLPLNREIESVVTSHAIDGITSTLTIDEVVSLHIAKTLNMTKGKIHGPGGAAEILGINPNTLRTRMDKLGIEFGRKKRHWI is encoded by the coding sequence ATGGGGCTGGTAAAAAAGGATGATTTTTTCAGAGAGGTTACGATCAGAATCTTCAGCAGCCTGGATACCAAGACAGCACTGGCCTGCGTATTCGAGTACATGAGCAGATATTTTCCGCTGGACGCCCTTACCTATGCCATCCCCGATGCCAACCAGAAAGCGCTCAGAAGGATCGGCCGCGTAGGGAATGAGCATTCCGACATGATCGACGACTTCATACCCGTTTCAAAGCAACTCATGGATATGATGCAGGCATTCATACGGCAAAACAGAAAGACATTCATCGCCAGCCTGGCAGTCCCGGAAGAGCATATGCTCCTGGCTGACCCTCTTTTCAAACTACGAAACAATTCCGATATTTCCTTGCCGTTGTTCAATGGAGAAAAGCCGTTGGGCTGGCTGCACCTGCGGGTTGCCGGCAAAAACAAGTACAATTCATCCCATGTGGAACTACTCGAAACCGTCCGCCAGCCGTTCTCCATTGCCCTCTACAATGCCCTCAGCCATGAAATAGTCCTTAACAATCGGGACAAACTCATGGATAACAACCAATTTCTCAGCAACGAACTGTTTCAGAGCTCATTGGACAAGATTGTCGGCACCAGTTCCGGCCTGAAAAACGTATTGGAGATGGTGCAGCAGGTCGCACCACTGAAGAATCCGGTTCTGATCCTCGGCGAAACCGGGACCGGCAAGGAGATGATTGCCAATGCGATCCACTTCTCTTCCAAGGTGAAAAACGGGCCGTTTATCAAGATAAATTGTGGCGCAATACCGGAAAACCTCATCGACAGCGAATTGTTTGGCCATGAAAAAGGGGCGTTCACAGGAGCGATTACGGAAAAGAAAGGCCGCTTCGAACGCGCTTCCGGCGGCACCATTTTTCTGGATGAAATAGGCGAACTTCCGCCGCAGGCACAGGTGCGACTGCTACGCGTACTGCAATATCATGAGATTGAGCGGGTCGGGGGCACCCATCCGATCAAGGTCGACATTCGGGTCATTGCCGCCACGCATCGCAACCTGGAACAAATGGTATCCGAGAACCAATTCCGGGAGGACCTTTGGTTCAGACTCAACGTCTTTCCCATAATCATTCCCCCGCTGCGCCACCGCAAGGAGGACATTCCGGACCTTGCCAGGTATTTCGTCGAAAAGAAATCCGCAAGTTTGAACATCAAGCAACCGCCACCCATCGCTCCTGGGGCCATCAAGCGTTTACTGGACTATGATTGGCAGGGCAATATCCGGGAACTGGAAAACCTGGTGGAACGGGAACTGATAAAATACCGGGGAGGAGCTTTGATGTTTGACTCGTTGCCGCTTAATAGAGAAATCGAGTCCGTCGTTACGAGTCATGCCATTGACGGAATCACCAGCACATTGACCATTGACGAAGTAGTCTCGTTACACATCGCCAAAACATTGAACATGACGAAGGGCAAAATCCATGGTCCGGGCGGAGCGGCGGAGATATTGGGCATCAACCCGAATACCCTGAGGACGCGGATGGACAAACTCGGGATTGAGTTTGGCCGGAAAAAAAGGCACTGGATATAG
- a CDS encoding molybdopterin dinucleotide binding domain-containing protein, producing MNNVGLLDELYKRDANGNRAYLNPARSVADGVWDDGVYEPVYINPAHASGLNLVEGDRVIVSSATGSTYGSVKFTNRIAPNNVGIGDGAYFKLNAFGVDIGGASNGLTSGRPSRICFSMAMCSDDRVKIVKA from the coding sequence TTGAACAACGTCGGCCTTCTGGATGAACTGTACAAGCGGGATGCAAACGGCAACAGGGCCTACCTCAACCCCGCCAGGAGCGTTGCCGACGGTGTGTGGGACGATGGCGTCTATGAACCGGTCTATATCAACCCCGCCCACGCCAGCGGGCTCAACCTTGTGGAAGGGGACCGGGTGATAGTCTCCAGCGCGACCGGCTCAACCTACGGTTCCGTGAAGTTTACCAACAGAATAGCTCCCAACAATGTAGGCATCGGGGACGGCGCGTATTTCAAGCTCAACGCATTTGGGGTTGATATCGGCGGGGCATCGAACGGCCTCACCTCCGGCAGGCCATCGCGTATCTGTTTCAGCATGGCAATGTGCAGCGATGACCGCGTAAAAATTGTGAAAGCATAG
- a CDS encoding ABC transporter substrate-binding protein yields MKKSVWLLSALSVLVCLTGCQDKGVKIGVSAPISGDIAALGQSTKNAVLLAQEEINAKGGITIGGTKQKVTFIIEDDENKPEAAATVFQKLINQDKVAAIIGSQSSKCSNAGAPIAEAAGIPQISPWSTNPNVTKDKRFVFRACFIDPFQGKAVAGFARGKMKAGTAAVLYDVASDYNKGIAEVFRNEFTKAGGKIVGFETYNTNDKDFSAQLSKIKGAAPDVLFLPNYFNDVPLQVQQARKLGMTCKFIGSDGWDNQELIKMGGKDMEGTYFSNHYSPDVDRPASKKFIASYAKKYNTQVDAAAALTYDSVYLLVNAMEKAGKLDSKAIRDALAGTKNFDGVTGVITYNGSGDPIKGAVMIRVENGKFVFDSAVN; encoded by the coding sequence ATGAAAAAATCGGTATGGTTGCTATCGGCACTGTCTGTTCTCGTCTGTCTTACCGGCTGTCAGGACAAAGGGGTGAAGATCGGGGTCTCGGCCCCCATCTCCGGCGATATCGCCGCCCTGGGGCAGTCCACCAAGAACGCGGTTCTTCTAGCCCAGGAGGAGATCAACGCCAAGGGGGGCATCACCATCGGCGGCACCAAGCAGAAGGTAACTTTCATCATCGAGGATGACGAGAACAAACCGGAAGCGGCTGCCACCGTCTTCCAGAAGCTGATCAACCAGGACAAGGTTGCGGCGATCATCGGTTCCCAGTCCAGCAAATGCTCCAACGCCGGCGCCCCCATCGCCGAGGCCGCCGGGATCCCCCAGATATCCCCTTGGTCTACCAACCCCAACGTGACCAAGGACAAGCGCTTCGTGTTCCGCGCCTGCTTCATCGACCCCTTCCAGGGCAAGGCGGTGGCGGGCTTCGCCCGCGGCAAGATGAAAGCGGGCACCGCGGCCGTGCTCTACGACGTGGCCAGCGATTACAACAAGGGGATCGCCGAGGTGTTCCGGAACGAGTTCACCAAGGCCGGTGGCAAGATCGTCGGTTTCGAAACCTACAACACCAACGACAAGGATTTCTCGGCCCAGCTGAGCAAGATCAAGGGGGCCGCCCCGGACGTCCTCTTCCTCCCCAACTACTTCAACGACGTGCCGCTCCAGGTCCAGCAGGCCCGCAAACTCGGCATGACCTGCAAGTTCATCGGAAGCGACGGCTGGGATAACCAGGAACTGATCAAGATGGGCGGCAAGGACATGGAGGGGACCTACTTCTCCAACCACTACTCGCCGGATGTGGACCGCCCGGCCTCCAAAAAGTTCATCGCCAGCTACGCCAAGAAATACAACACCCAAGTCGATGCCGCTGCTGCCCTTACCTACGACTCGGTCTACCTCCTCGTCAATGCCATGGAGAAGGCGGGGAAACTCGATTCGAAGGCGATCAGGGACGCCCTCGCCGGCACCAAGAACTTCGACGGCGTGACCGGCGTCATCACCTACAACGGCTCCGGCGACCCGATCAAGGGTGCCGTGATGATCCGTGTCGAAAACGGCAAGTTCGTCTTTGACTCCGCGGTGAATTAG
- a CDS encoding molybdopterin-dependent oxidoreductase gives MKIMEIFTQKKVSRRSVLKAMSATAAAATIPGCGGSGGKAYEGTDQNLVPPEITGSYVLGAAPHNCGGGCVSKFYVENGIVKRIVTDEDRDDGDVFAGKSQIRSCARCRSKADWWYRNDRLTKPLKQTKQRGDITGFVEISWDQAVTEIAAKMKNIYATYGGTSIFNLLAPSDRSDQSNNIARLTRLFGADSGTVPWVLDFSYGQHTYSYFFVDHDGLVNRPTATCVALRSANYRSDVVNSDNLVLWGYNPAETRAGAQTAWFVTNAREKGVNVTVIDPRYTRTAEAMADDYVGITAGTDAALMLSMLYYMIVNTWDENGNLMANPMLDEAFIRKYVHGFFDDTSPKHYYADIAANPTAYQVPAGASLSAYILGTDDRLTKAAMSAAAAAYTGMPAGTKINQATSVYPKTIGYNVNDSDALYNKVAPMYGQTPKTPEWASAITGVRVAKIQALATMYATKKVTTWVGGSIQRHTEGEQPVNLGPILAAVTKNFGQAGRSYGFPFEVEYKYPGTMSDKVALNGGAANGASISGDTYDFSKLTLQGGELGPYAGNTARYSPTGVAATMNGIAITVWPDYVRNAGKTGKSKWNYSRSINSTKPVKGLICFGGNFMSHSPNLKDITDLLTTKGSNGTYDIELVLTGDMFFTASSALSDYVLPCAGPGEKWGETCGWLTAEAVVMPKITDPPGEAKNEFEIARLIAAKLGLEGTYKTVGDGTGTVVNSDYEWSKYNWNQGYAAGQIDQDWDAIQKVGGVNMWDQRASKVKVIAKQKYYQDPAANPLNTLSGKIEAYCQAMTEDYEASKMNNIDTRTTDADGTASLYNGGRIYTASTAASAANRRFVYPIPMYIPPWKGSMPMGPILTCSAGRQPGIPSGNRSTIICIGHTRP, from the coding sequence ATGAAGATAATGGAGATATTTACCCAAAAGAAGGTTTCACGACGGAGTGTTTTGAAGGCCATGTCCGCCACCGCAGCCGCCGCAACCATACCCGGCTGCGGCGGTAGCGGCGGGAAAGCGTATGAGGGAACCGACCAGAACCTGGTGCCGCCGGAGATAACCGGCAGCTACGTCTTGGGCGCCGCACCCCATAACTGCGGTGGAGGGTGCGTCAGCAAGTTCTATGTGGAAAACGGCATCGTCAAACGGATCGTGACCGACGAGGACCGGGACGATGGCGACGTCTTCGCGGGTAAATCGCAGATACGCTCCTGTGCCCGGTGCCGTTCGAAGGCGGATTGGTGGTACCGTAACGACCGGCTGACCAAGCCGCTGAAACAGACAAAGCAGCGCGGCGACATCACGGGGTTCGTCGAGATCTCATGGGATCAGGCGGTCACCGAGATTGCCGCGAAGATGAAGAATATCTACGCCACCTATGGCGGGACGTCGATTTTCAATCTTCTCGCCCCTTCGGACCGGTCGGACCAGAGCAACAACATTGCCCGGCTCACCCGGCTGTTCGGAGCGGACTCCGGCACCGTGCCGTGGGTCCTGGACTTCAGCTACGGGCAACATACCTATTCCTACTTCTTTGTCGATCACGACGGTCTCGTCAACCGTCCGACGGCGACATGCGTGGCCCTCAGGTCCGCCAACTACCGGTCCGATGTGGTGAATTCCGACAACCTGGTGCTCTGGGGCTACAACCCGGCAGAGACGAGGGCCGGGGCGCAAACCGCCTGGTTCGTTACCAACGCCCGGGAAAAGGGGGTCAACGTCACCGTCATCGACCCGCGTTATACGAGAACCGCCGAGGCAATGGCCGACGATTATGTGGGCATAACCGCCGGCACCGATGCCGCCCTCATGTTGAGCATGCTGTACTACATGATCGTCAATACCTGGGACGAGAACGGCAACCTGATGGCGAACCCCATGCTCGATGAGGCGTTTATCAGGAAATACGTGCACGGCTTCTTCGACGACACCTCCCCGAAACACTATTACGCCGATATTGCCGCAAACCCGACGGCATATCAGGTGCCGGCCGGCGCCTCCCTGTCGGCGTATATCCTCGGCACGGACGACCGGCTGACGAAAGCGGCCATGTCTGCCGCCGCTGCGGCGTATACCGGCATGCCGGCAGGCACGAAGATCAACCAGGCGACCTCGGTCTACCCGAAAACCATCGGCTATAACGTGAATGACTCCGACGCGTTATACAACAAGGTCGCTCCCATGTACGGCCAGACGCCCAAGACTCCCGAGTGGGCGTCTGCGATAACGGGGGTTCGCGTGGCCAAGATTCAGGCGCTGGCAACCATGTACGCCACCAAAAAGGTGACCACATGGGTCGGCGGGTCCATACAGCGGCATACCGAGGGGGAACAGCCGGTGAATCTGGGGCCGATCCTGGCCGCGGTGACGAAAAATTTCGGCCAGGCAGGCCGGAGTTACGGTTTCCCCTTCGAGGTCGAGTATAAATACCCCGGCACCATGTCGGACAAGGTCGCGCTGAACGGCGGGGCCGCGAATGGTGCCAGCATCTCCGGCGATACGTACGATTTTTCGAAATTGACCCTGCAGGGGGGCGAGTTGGGCCCGTATGCCGGCAATACGGCGAGATACAGCCCGACCGGTGTCGCCGCCACCATGAACGGCATCGCCATTACCGTATGGCCCGACTATGTCAGGAACGCGGGGAAAACCGGCAAATCAAAATGGAACTACTCCAGAAGCATCAATTCAACAAAACCTGTTAAGGGGCTCATCTGCTTTGGTGGCAACTTCATGAGTCACTCACCCAATCTGAAGGATATTACCGACCTTTTGACAACAAAAGGTTCCAACGGAACGTACGACATTGAATTGGTGTTGACCGGCGACATGTTTTTCACCGCGAGCTCCGCACTGTCCGATTACGTTCTTCCCTGTGCGGGACCAGGTGAAAAATGGGGCGAGACCTGCGGCTGGCTGACCGCTGAAGCGGTCGTCATGCCCAAGATTACCGACCCGCCGGGCGAAGCGAAAAATGAATTCGAAATTGCCCGGCTGATTGCCGCAAAACTGGGGCTGGAAGGCACCTATAAAACGGTGGGCGACGGGACGGGCACCGTGGTCAACTCTGATTACGAATGGTCCAAATACAACTGGAACCAGGGCTATGCGGCAGGCCAGATCGACCAGGATTGGGATGCGATTCAGAAAGTAGGCGGTGTCAACATGTGGGACCAGCGGGCAAGCAAAGTTAAGGTGATTGCCAAGCAAAAGTATTATCAGGACCCCGCAGCCAACCCGCTGAACACCCTTTCGGGCAAAATAGAGGCGTATTGCCAAGCCATGACCGAAGACTATGAAGCATCGAAGATGAACAACATCGACACCAGAACGACGGATGCCGACGGCACGGCAAGCCTGTACAACGGCGGCCGCATATACACCGCCTCCACGGCGGCAAGTGCGGCCAATCGCAGGTTCGTCTATCCTATCCCGATGTATATCCCCCCGTGGAAGGGCTCCATGCCGATGGGTCCCATCCTGACCTGCTCGGCAGGTCGGCAGCCGGGTATACCTTCAGGAAACAGGTCAACCATTATCTGTATCGGGCACACTCGACCTTGA
- a CDS encoding 4Fe-4S binding protein, with product MDVCSADAITITAAGGRVLVDWSRCSDCGKCHAACGNGVFSLRKAVRDQLFASAAAQIGRHDKVVLSCRQSPHAQHAAYSAVTLACFNRMILVRLVAMGAKNIVLLKGECSTCGTPCEDIICKEIDTVVSIVSLGARETSISLADTFEAPRERNDAIGRNSKQENGKPASRREFFGLIKNRALASIGSGIHYFTESSVDNNKDILDAGNSNVSREAYLYDLKTIGGETLLGKMVTEGLVNVVAIDREKCRLCGICSRMCPNCAFTLDYETVKGREKATDIHMNNILCTGCGLCRISCPSKAITVRP from the coding sequence ATGGACGTCTGTTCGGCAGATGCCATCACGATCACCGCTGCCGGAGGCCGTGTGCTTGTGGACTGGTCGCGGTGTTCCGACTGCGGCAAATGCCATGCTGCCTGCGGAAATGGCGTGTTTTCCCTGCGCAAGGCAGTAAGGGACCAACTGTTCGCGTCCGCTGCCGCTCAAATTGGCCGACATGACAAGGTAGTACTGTCTTGCCGGCAATCGCCTCATGCACAACATGCCGCATATTCGGCAGTCACTCTTGCCTGTTTTAACCGGATGATTCTGGTGCGGCTGGTTGCAATGGGAGCTAAGAACATAGTTCTGCTCAAGGGGGAGTGCAGCACATGTGGTACGCCGTGCGAGGATATCATTTGCAAAGAAATAGATACGGTCGTGAGCATAGTGAGCCTTGGCGCCAGGGAGACGTCCATCAGCCTGGCGGACACCTTCGAAGCTCCTCGCGAACGAAATGACGCCATCGGCAGGAACAGCAAGCAGGAAAATGGCAAACCGGCATCACGGAGAGAGTTTTTCGGCCTCATCAAAAACAGGGCACTGGCATCGATAGGCAGCGGCATCCATTACTTCACAGAAAGCAGTGTCGATAACAACAAAGACATACTCGATGCCGGCAATAGCAATGTCTCAAGAGAAGCGTACCTCTACGACTTGAAAACAATCGGCGGAGAAACGTTGCTCGGTAAAATGGTCACCGAAGGCTTGGTCAACGTCGTTGCCATTGACAGGGAAAAGTGCCGTTTATGCGGGATTTGCTCAAGGATGTGCCCGAATTGCGCTTTTACCCTGGATTATGAAACGGTTAAAGGGCGGGAAAAGGCTACGGATATTCACATGAACAACATCCTGTGCACCGGCTGCGGGCTCTGCCGTATCTCATGTCCGAGCAAGGCGATTACCGTCCGCCCCTAG
- a CDS encoding 4Fe-4S dicluster domain-containing protein, with protein MEQKGFYLDQTRCAACDTCLVACKGWNGIKPGPAFWRKRIETEVGGYPNLVIYQLPMSCNHCANPACIAVCPMGTIYKREEDGVVIVNRDGCIGCKACQAACPFGAPQFADDTQEPAKQSSWRIDHPMQKCTACWDRTAANKKPACVASCPTRALDFDTIDNLKATYPSATTSAVGLPNTSHNAAGTALEKDTLPSILFKRK; from the coding sequence ATGGAACAAAAAGGATTTTACCTGGATCAGACAAGGTGTGCTGCGTGCGACACGTGTTTGGTGGCCTGCAAGGGGTGGAACGGCATCAAGCCGGGCCCGGCATTCTGGCGGAAACGCATAGAAACGGAGGTCGGCGGCTACCCGAACCTCGTTATCTATCAACTGCCCATGAGCTGCAATCACTGTGCAAACCCGGCGTGCATCGCGGTGTGCCCCATGGGTACCATTTATAAGCGGGAAGAGGATGGCGTCGTCATTGTCAATCGCGATGGCTGCATCGGTTGCAAGGCTTGCCAGGCTGCATGCCCTTTTGGAGCGCCCCAGTTTGCCGACGACACCCAGGAACCTGCCAAGCAGTCGTCATGGCGGATTGACCACCCGATGCAGAAGTGTACCGCCTGCTGGGACAGGACTGCAGCCAATAAAAAGCCCGCATGCGTTGCCAGCTGTCCTACAAGAGCCCTGGACTTCGATACCATCGACAACCTCAAGGCCACATACCCGAGTGCCACGACCAGTGCAGTCGGCTTGCCGAATACCAGCCACAATGCCGCCGGCACGGCCCTGGAAAAAGATACGCTGCCCTCTATTTTGTTTAAGCGCAAGTAG
- a CDS encoding molecular chaperone, with the protein MAHNSQIDAASQNGGDMYQEQLNFEGFMRGRIAIYSTLSMLFGEFITYDRMALLHEIVCNYLRVIDIPEDRDELASSSEKLGSWLTVNKDRKNDEAFNLDLAREHTAFFALGKYKVPDTASATLSNDRLVKREQWEKCRRFYQKFGFKMKDGSTKYDDCFDVQCLFMESLIEKTLSDKDDQNIMKLLNAQVEFLDGHVLNWIGVFGRNLKNKAQDGSIYQAIAMIPKVLVKIDRENISELIAA; encoded by the coding sequence ATGGCTCATAATAGCCAGATTGATGCGGCCAGCCAGAATGGGGGAGACATGTACCAGGAACAATTGAACTTTGAAGGATTCATGAGAGGACGTATTGCCATTTACTCGACGCTTTCGATGCTATTCGGCGAATTCATCACATATGACCGCATGGCACTTTTACATGAAATTGTCTGCAACTACCTACGCGTTATAGATATTCCAGAGGATCGGGATGAGCTCGCCTCTTCATCTGAAAAACTGGGATCGTGGCTTACTGTCAATAAAGATAGAAAGAATGACGAAGCGTTCAATCTTGATCTCGCGAGGGAGCATACGGCATTTTTTGCCTTGGGAAAATACAAGGTTCCGGATACCGCATCGGCTACCCTTTCCAATGACAGGCTGGTGAAACGTGAACAATGGGAAAAGTGCAGGAGATTTTATCAAAAATTCGGTTTTAAAATGAAAGATGGCTCAACAAAATACGACGATTGTTTTGATGTGCAATGCTTATTTATGGAATCATTGATTGAGAAGACGCTATCAGATAAGGACGATCAAAATATTATGAAATTATTGAACGCTCAGGTCGAGTTTCTTGATGGACATGTACTTAACTGGATAGGCGTATTCGGTCGTAATCTTAAGAATAAGGCACAAGATGGAAGCATCTATCAAGCGATTGCCATGATTCCGAAAGTGCTGGTCAAAATTGACCGGGAAAATATCTCGGAATTGATTGCGGCGTAA
- a CDS encoding twin-arginine translocase TatA/TatE family subunit encodes MFGFGTPELLVIGAIVMLVFGAGKLPEIGSSFGKAIGNFKKAVDDKDQIEFSPKDGGKSGDEA; translated from the coding sequence ATGTTTGGTTTTGGTACCCCCGAATTGCTCGTGATAGGGGCAATTGTCATGTTGGTATTCGGCGCAGGAAAATTACCCGAAATCGGCAGCTCATTCGGCAAGGCAATCGGTAATTTCAAAAAGGCCGTCGATGATAAGGACCAAATAGAGTTTAGCCCCAAAGATGGCGGCAAATCGGGCGATGAAGCCTGA